Proteins from a genomic interval of Staphylococcus debuckii:
- a CDS encoding CDP-glycerol glycerophosphotransferase family protein, translating into MLKELKYKLTKSFEVHDVYMGGESIIFTCRFENFINFNTKKLEITVNNKAIPFEVTSQKNNEIVIMFKTQEVIHNTDVRNITFSLNDKQLWVTAAPHLKRIYQVGHHLYQISISKSVSIKPYNTGHMVMDEAINISLAPDDNETLAIESEQPIEGLLLINQTRMKTLDIKEGKINYAYIQDKIKKESFLIYAIRDTYIYPVNINTPVSVSYYFMNYRWWDNTVNITRDYYKVDRIDVSQFIDDDTINLTFQTSEASGQDDSISVGVTDSDYSNVILLPTFTSLHKVSVKIPISLLQTPKRKKIFIRIKDKTYLLRGKMKKFSGYRKLASEIYQLTLFEHYGVTIAHKKPKIKMGVNAVGENQLNIYFQPHEVYRHCDYYLTFEERESSQQYQIPIQKGEQDIMLDYAALNQLLTKKKSIIDVFVTIYDGDQLVRKDKIKYKEGIYKKDSVYTLKKYKQGNQTTFFMLTLTPFKNIKFETFELSDTQIQILNDNNVKKNNIWMIGERTDTAQESGIQFFEWLQNHADAEVYYVIDGDSEDYQDIKDKKNILRFGSDEHLKIAAQAKVLMSTHDVENIMPYKAAPDFWGYEDTIKIFLQHGVLGRKNVEYHKKYYDDPFDLFNVSSGYEKYDIVVDEMGYKPEEIAVTGLARFDRLPLEPKKQLKKVLIMPTWRDWLNSNEAFEKSEYLSRYLSLVNSEKLKALSETYDLEINFYPHYRAQQFFQEYLADAELSHVNFIELGKKSVQDLLIEHDLLITDYSTVSTDFNYMNKPVIFYHFDVNQFFRKGILRPIDQTFIGDIVYSENELVSKISDKINSQKPAHYDRSLIFDHIDHQNSQRIYDEICAKLEKE; encoded by the coding sequence TTGTTGAAAGAATTAAAGTATAAACTCACAAAAAGTTTTGAAGTGCACGATGTTTATATGGGGGGAGAATCAATCATCTTTACATGTCGCTTTGAAAACTTTATTAATTTTAATACTAAAAAATTAGAAATCACGGTAAATAATAAAGCTATTCCATTCGAAGTTACTTCTCAAAAAAATAATGAGATTGTGATTATGTTTAAGACTCAAGAAGTTATTCATAACACAGATGTACGAAATATTACTTTTTCTTTAAATGATAAGCAGTTATGGGTTACAGCTGCGCCTCATCTTAAGCGTATTTATCAAGTGGGTCATCATTTATACCAAATTAGTATTTCGAAGTCGGTTTCCATAAAGCCATACAACACGGGACATATGGTAATGGATGAAGCAATCAATATCTCGCTTGCGCCAGATGACAATGAGACCTTGGCGATTGAAAGTGAGCAACCTATTGAGGGATTATTACTGATTAATCAGACGCGGATGAAAACGTTGGATATTAAAGAAGGCAAAATTAATTACGCTTATATACAAGATAAGATTAAGAAAGAATCCTTTTTAATTTATGCAATTAGGGATACGTACATCTATCCTGTAAATATCAATACACCCGTAAGTGTTTCCTATTATTTCATGAATTATCGATGGTGGGATAACACGGTAAATATTACCCGAGACTATTATAAAGTCGACAGAATCGATGTCAGTCAATTCATTGATGATGATACCATTAATTTAACATTTCAAACTTCAGAGGCATCGGGACAAGATGACTCAATCAGCGTCGGCGTAACAGATTCGGACTATTCTAATGTTATTTTACTGCCGACTTTTACGTCATTGCATAAAGTTTCTGTGAAAATTCCTATTTCGCTCTTACAGACACCTAAACGTAAAAAAATATTTATTCGTATTAAAGATAAAACCTATTTATTGAGAGGAAAAATGAAGAAATTCTCAGGCTACCGTAAGCTGGCTTCTGAAATTTATCAACTGACATTATTTGAGCACTACGGTGTCACAATTGCACATAAGAAACCTAAAATTAAAATGGGTGTAAATGCCGTTGGAGAAAACCAACTTAATATTTATTTCCAACCGCATGAAGTTTATCGCCATTGTGATTATTATTTAACATTTGAAGAAAGAGAATCAAGCCAGCAATATCAAATTCCAATCCAAAAAGGCGAACAGGATATAATGCTTGATTATGCAGCGCTCAATCAATTGCTGACTAAAAAGAAATCCATTATTGATGTATTCGTGACTATATATGATGGTGATCAGTTAGTAAGAAAAGATAAAATTAAATACAAAGAAGGTATTTATAAAAAAGACAGTGTGTATACGTTGAAGAAATATAAACAAGGTAATCAAACTACATTCTTTATGTTGACGTTAACACCGTTTAAAAATATTAAATTTGAAACCTTTGAATTAAGTGATACGCAAATACAAATATTGAACGACAATAATGTTAAAAAGAATAACATTTGGATGATCGGCGAACGTACGGATACTGCTCAAGAAAGCGGCATTCAGTTCTTTGAATGGCTTCAAAACCACGCAGATGCTGAAGTTTATTATGTGATAGATGGAGACTCCGAAGATTATCAAGACATTAAAGATAAGAAAAACATCTTACGCTTTGGTTCGGATGAGCATTTGAAGATTGCAGCCCAAGCGAAAGTGTTAATGAGCACACACGACGTTGAAAATATTATGCCTTATAAAGCAGCACCAGACTTCTGGGGCTATGAAGATACAATTAAAATCTTCTTGCAACATGGTGTGCTAGGTAGAAAAAATGTAGAATATCACAAGAAATATTATGATGATCCGTTCGATTTATTCAATGTTTCTAGTGGCTATGAAAAATACGATATCGTCGTTGATGAGATGGGTTATAAACCGGAGGAAATTGCTGTAACAGGACTCGCACGCTTTGACCGGTTGCCGCTTGAACCTAAAAAGCAACTGAAAAAAGTCTTAATCATGCCGACTTGGCGTGACTGGTTGAACAGTAATGAAGCATTCGAAAAGAGCGAATATTTATCGCGCTATCTCAGCTTGGTCAACAGTGAAAAATTAAAAGCGTTAAGCGAAACATATGATTTAGAAATCAATTTCTATCCGCATTATCGTGCGCAGCAATTCTTCCAAGAGTACTTGGCAGACGCTGAATTATCACATGTGAACTTTATTGAGCTAGGCAAAAAATCTGTACAAGATTTGTTGATTGAACATGATCTGTTGATTACCGACTATAGTACGGTAAGTACCGATTTCAATTATATGAATAAACCAGTTATATTTTACCATTTTGACGTGAATCAATTTTTCCGTAAAGGCATCTTAAGACCGATAGATCAAACGTTTATCGGAGATATCGTCTATTCTGAAAATGAACTGGTTTCCAAAATCTCAGATAAAATTAATAGCCAGAAACCAGCACATTATGATCGCAGTTTGATATTTGATCACATTGATCATCAAAATAGCCAACGTATTTATGATGAAATATGCGCTAAATTAGAAAAAGAATAA
- a CDS encoding CDP-glycerol glycerophosphotransferase family protein — translation MLKLSKMNVNFGSVQTNLPAQIRLEIRNEQIINIEASKLNKEDVYLGKTKAEDGLVAIIENDEFPYYVHIKQHKIYCTPYLNDKTEGSLNIQVKVYHNRFKVEPTRYSYKVVDTYSDAITELDASLFKKGRKPFIEDESNRIGDPAIFAKFKYTDYTTFLEYTNSKKDFAFKTNVLEVLTPSQLNFDFNSANELVVAKDKHRQIIRLNDLKKMKDIKLDDYFLNYTQKPIYLKMNDKFFIISYHNQKLSIKTDKEKELLCQRSNISVKRSGRYITIFGEIMYNAPVQPDTLITKSGQFLAKIKWINQNHFTAKVKIKKLRHLKEIHNTIFTALNGKRFHPLYQSKKAGDNRKVLLAFNTRGHAIILRRNAANNLSFGNLPELKIYNPWHKFKINAAYKLAPIYKFLNRKYNLNVYFEKEASKAVESGKYVFEAAAGNKKFKSDNVFILDKSSPQYKSMKKKWGDKVVERFSFRNYLYVFAADYFISSELSNHVINTRIFDDKLNRKIKVTPLYFLQHGVTFLKPRDDSKNVGFHKSNMTNNIAKSVVSSDVEAEIFHDMGYNDFELMKTGMPKFDGANLEEGADKITYMPTWRPWEEAEVFNGHIEETTYYQSIMEVIEAFEKAGLLSRLQIAAHNKFSQYAKNHFNQYNDIFVEDPTDTLKNSVIYITDISSIIFDAINHGAFPIFYWKEFEDIIAKHGGTTPANRENVPGVVADDENELIEAVKSAINNDFKLPPKVLENYRRINEFHDNQNTQRVINELVNDGVLQKK, via the coding sequence GTGTTGAAATTAAGTAAGATGAATGTGAACTTCGGTTCAGTTCAAACGAATTTACCTGCTCAAATTCGTTTAGAAATCAGAAATGAGCAGATAATAAATATTGAAGCATCAAAATTAAATAAAGAAGACGTTTATTTAGGAAAAACTAAAGCAGAAGATGGACTAGTTGCTATTATTGAAAATGATGAGTTTCCATACTATGTGCATATTAAGCAACATAAGATTTATTGCACGCCTTATTTGAATGATAAGACGGAGGGGAGTCTAAATATTCAAGTCAAAGTTTATCATAACCGTTTCAAAGTGGAGCCGACACGCTACAGCTATAAAGTGGTAGATACTTACAGCGACGCCATAACCGAGCTCGATGCATCATTATTTAAAAAGGGTCGCAAACCATTTATTGAGGATGAATCCAATCGCATTGGTGATCCGGCGATTTTCGCTAAGTTTAAATATACTGACTACACCACATTTTTAGAATATACCAACTCTAAGAAAGACTTTGCGTTTAAAACGAATGTTTTAGAAGTACTAACACCTTCACAGTTAAACTTTGATTTCAATAGTGCCAATGAATTGGTAGTTGCGAAAGATAAACACCGACAAATTATCAGACTTAATGATTTGAAAAAAATGAAAGATATTAAATTAGATGACTATTTCTTAAATTATACTCAGAAACCTATCTATTTAAAAATGAATGATAAATTCTTTATTATCAGTTATCACAATCAAAAACTCAGTATTAAAACTGATAAAGAAAAAGAATTACTGTGCCAACGCAGTAATATTTCAGTGAAAAGATCAGGACGTTATATTACGATATTTGGAGAAATTATGTATAATGCTCCTGTTCAACCTGATACTTTAATCACAAAATCTGGTCAATTTTTAGCTAAAATAAAATGGATAAATCAAAATCATTTTACTGCTAAAGTTAAAATTAAAAAATTACGTCATTTGAAAGAGATTCATAACACGATTTTTACTGCGCTGAACGGTAAGAGATTTCATCCGTTATATCAAAGTAAAAAAGCTGGCGATAATCGCAAAGTTTTACTTGCTTTCAATACCAGAGGACACGCTATTATTTTACGCCGGAATGCAGCGAATAATTTGAGTTTCGGTAATCTACCTGAATTAAAAATTTATAATCCTTGGCATAAATTTAAAATTAATGCAGCCTACAAGCTAGCGCCGATTTATAAGTTTTTAAACAGAAAATATAATTTGAACGTTTATTTTGAAAAAGAAGCTTCTAAAGCAGTAGAATCCGGCAAATATGTCTTTGAAGCTGCTGCCGGCAATAAAAAATTCAAATCTGATAATGTATTTATTTTAGATAAGTCTTCTCCTCAATATAAAAGTATGAAGAAAAAGTGGGGAGACAAGGTTGTTGAACGTTTCAGTTTCCGAAATTATCTATATGTCTTTGCTGCAGATTATTTTATTTCTAGTGAACTCAGCAATCATGTAATCAATACTAGAATCTTTGATGATAAATTAAATCGTAAAATAAAAGTAACACCGCTATACTTTTTACAACACGGTGTTACTTTCTTGAAACCGCGTGATGATTCTAAAAATGTAGGCTTTCATAAAAGTAATATGACTAACAATATTGCTAAGTCGGTTGTAAGTTCAGATGTAGAAGCCGAAATCTTCCATGACATGGGTTATAACGACTTTGAATTAATGAAAACTGGGATGCCTAAATTTGATGGAGCAAATCTTGAAGAGGGCGCAGATAAAATCACTTACATGCCGACATGGCGTCCTTGGGAAGAAGCGGAAGTTTTCAATGGCCACATAGAAGAGACCACTTATTATCAATCTATTATGGAAGTCATTGAAGCCTTTGAGAAAGCGGGATTGTTAAGTCGTTTGCAAATTGCGGCGCATAATAAATTCTCTCAATATGCTAAGAATCACTTTAATCAATATAATGATATTTTCGTGGAAGATCCTACAGATACCTTGAAAAACTCTGTTATCTATATCACAGATATTTCTTCTATTATCTTTGATGCAATTAATCACGGCGCTTTCCCTATTTTCTATTGGAAAGAATTTGAGGATATTATTGCTAAGCATGGCGGTACAACGCCTGCTAACCGTGAAAATGTTCCGGGAGTCGTAGCAGACGATGAGAATGAATTGATAGAGGCGGTGAAATCAGCTATTAACAATGACTTTAAACTTCCGCCGAAAGTACTGGAAAACTATCGTCGTATCAATGAATTCCATGATAATCAAAACACACAACGTGTGATTAATGAATTAGTTAATGATGGTGTATTACAGAAAAAGTAA
- a CDS encoding ATP-binding cassette domain-containing protein, giving the protein MNNINIKDASQNNLKHIDVNIPKHLITVFTGRSGSGKSSLVFNTIAAESERLLNESYSSYIQFHLNQQPKPKVGEIKNLPVAMTISQKRFNGNSRSTVGTASDIYAAVRLLWSRVGEPFVGYSDVFSFNSPNGMCETCEGLGYIEDINLDELLDWDKSLNEGAIDFPSFGPDKERGKAYRDSGLFDNDKKLKDYTKEELDLFLYQEPMKLKNPPKEWRKSAKYVGLIPRFSRIFLGDKEFNKKRYAKHLKNVVTNKVCPTCHGQRLNQKVLSCKINGKNISEFTQMTIKENIEFLDQLENPTAQYIIEPLRAQLEALDYIGLSYLTLNRVTTTLSGGEAQRLKLIRHLNSPLSDLVYIIDEPSVGLHPEDISKINEILQSLKDKGNTVLIVEHDPDVVRDGDYIIDMGPGSGKHGGEITFQGTYQELLKSDTSTGKALRQQHYLKNKVREPDGFYHIGPVTQNNLKEVSASIPKEVLTVITGVAGSGKSTLVKAGFEDEDNVIIMDQKAIQGSSRSNLLTYLGVFDSVRSFFSKQTGLSKAMFSYNSKGACPNCGGKGYIKTELAFMGDFSQTCEVCHGKRYRPEVLEATVDGYSIADILDLTVDEGLEFFNQQSDVKAKLEALSKTGLTYMTLGQPLSTLSGGEMQRVKLAQHLDEQVKDSVFIFDEPTTGLHEADIPVLMKCFDDLIAQNNTVILIEHNLSIMCEADWIVDVGPGPGLDGGKVLFSGTPKDFIEQEETLTSKHLKRYIQ; this is encoded by the coding sequence ATGAACAATATTAATATAAAGGATGCTTCGCAGAATAACCTAAAACATATTGATGTTAATATTCCCAAACATTTAATTACGGTGTTTACAGGTCGTTCTGGTTCAGGGAAATCATCTCTCGTCTTTAACACTATTGCAGCTGAATCCGAAAGGCTGTTGAATGAAAGTTATTCGAGTTATATTCAGTTTCATTTGAATCAACAACCTAAACCGAAAGTGGGAGAGATTAAGAATTTACCAGTTGCGATGACTATTAGTCAAAAACGGTTCAATGGCAATTCACGTTCCACAGTAGGGACTGCCTCTGATATCTATGCTGCCGTCAGATTATTATGGTCCAGAGTAGGAGAACCGTTTGTCGGTTACTCTGATGTATTTTCTTTTAATAGTCCGAATGGCATGTGTGAAACTTGCGAAGGCTTAGGCTACATTGAAGATATTAATTTAGATGAACTGCTGGATTGGGATAAATCGCTTAATGAAGGTGCGATTGACTTTCCTTCGTTCGGTCCTGATAAAGAACGCGGTAAAGCGTATCGAGATAGCGGTTTGTTTGATAATGATAAGAAGTTGAAAGATTATACTAAAGAGGAACTGGATTTATTCTTATATCAAGAACCGATGAAGTTGAAAAATCCTCCGAAAGAGTGGCGTAAATCTGCTAAGTACGTCGGTTTAATTCCAAGATTCAGCAGAATATTCTTAGGAGATAAAGAGTTCAATAAAAAACGTTATGCTAAGCATCTGAAAAATGTTGTGACGAATAAAGTATGTCCAACGTGTCATGGGCAACGCTTAAACCAGAAAGTATTAAGCTGTAAAATTAATGGCAAAAATATTTCTGAATTTACGCAAATGACTATCAAAGAGAATATAGAATTTCTAGATCAATTAGAAAATCCGACAGCGCAATATATTATTGAACCGTTACGTGCACAATTAGAAGCATTGGATTATATCGGACTAAGTTATTTAACGTTGAACCGTGTCACAACAACACTTTCAGGCGGAGAAGCACAACGTCTTAAGTTAATACGCCATTTGAATAGTCCGTTATCAGATTTGGTTTATATTATCGACGAGCCAAGTGTCGGCCTGCATCCGGAAGATATTTCCAAGATTAATGAAATCCTGCAGTCTTTAAAGGATAAAGGAAATACGGTGTTAATTGTAGAACATGATCCGGATGTGGTTAGAGATGGCGATTATATTATTGATATGGGACCAGGTTCAGGTAAGCATGGCGGTGAAATTACTTTCCAAGGGACATATCAAGAATTATTGAAATCTGATACTTCGACAGGGAAAGCCTTACGCCAGCAACATTATTTGAAAAATAAAGTGCGTGAACCGGATGGGTTTTACCATATCGGCCCCGTTACTCAAAATAATTTAAAAGAAGTTTCAGCTTCTATTCCGAAAGAAGTTCTAACCGTGATTACAGGGGTAGCAGGTTCAGGTAAAAGTACCTTAGTCAAAGCAGGGTTTGAAGACGAAGATAATGTCATTATTATGGACCAAAAAGCCATACAAGGTTCGAGTCGTTCAAACTTGCTGACTTATCTTGGTGTTTTTGACAGTGTCAGAAGCTTTTTCAGCAAGCAGACAGGATTAAGCAAGGCGATGTTCAGTTATAATTCGAAAGGTGCTTGCCCGAATTGCGGAGGTAAAGGTTATATTAAAACAGAACTCGCTTTCATGGGAGACTTTTCCCAAACGTGTGAAGTTTGTCATGGTAAACGTTATCGACCTGAAGTGTTAGAGGCGACTGTAGACGGATACTCAATCGCTGATATTTTAGATTTAACAGTCGACGAGGGTCTTGAATTTTTCAATCAGCAAAGTGATGTTAAAGCTAAGTTAGAAGCCTTGAGCAAAACTGGATTGACGTATATGACACTTGGTCAACCGTTGTCTACCTTATCAGGAGGCGAAATGCAGCGGGTGAAATTAGCTCAGCATTTGGATGAGCAAGTGAAAGACAGTGTCTTCATCTTTGACGAGCCTACGACTGGGTTGCATGAAGCGGATATCCCTGTGTTGATGAAGTGTTTCGA